The nucleotide sequence TGACAGGGGAAGCCCACCGCGAATGTAATATACTATAACTTAGATCGGCGAAGGGCGCCGATAAATCGAACATGGGGAAACGCGTCCGGCCTTCCAGGCCCGCGCATACGACCGAGGACGCCAATGGCAGAGCGACTCAAGGTTCACGTTGATCCGGACAAATGCCAGGGCCACGCCCGCTGCAAGGCACTGGCGCCGGAACTGTTCGAGCTCGATGAATACGGCAACGCCCGCGAGGCCGGGGACGGCACCGTGCCGGCCGGGCTGGAAGACAAGGCCTGGCTTGCCAGATCCAACTGCCCGGAAATCGCGATCGACGTAATCAAGGAATAGCGCGCCTTTCACGACGCGCGTGCCTTCAGCGAACACCAGCTTCGAGGATTCCCTGAGATGTCCGACGTCAGCCAACCCGTTGTCCATCCGCCCGTCACCGACTGGCTCAACGATTTCGACCACACCGATCCGCAATGGACGGAAGATCCCTTCCCGATCTGGGACGAGCTGCGCGCCGCAAGCCCGGTCGTGCACACCAGACGCTTCCTCGGCTGCTACCTGCCGACGACCTATGAAGCGGTGCGCGAGATCGCCAACGATCCAGAGCATTTCTCCTCGCGCCGCATCATCGTGCGCGACGTGCGGCCCGAGGTGACCCAGAACGCCGCCCCGCCGATCACCTCCGATCCGCCCGCGCACAAACCGGCCAAGCAATTGCTGCTTCCGCCGTTCACGCCCGACGCGATGAAGAAGCTCGAGCCGCGGGTCCGCGCGATCTGCAATGAACTGATCGACGGCTTCATCGGCGAGAAAAAGGTGGATGCGGCGGCACGCTACACCAAGCACATTCCGGTGCGTGCGATCGCGCATATGCTCGGCATTCCCGAAAGCGACAGCGACCTCTTCATCAACTGGATCCACATGATCCTGGAGCTCGGCATCAAGGACGAGAACCTGCTGCTCCAGGCCGTCCACGAGATGAGCGACTATTTCAGGGCGCATATCGAGCAGCGCAGGAAGCACCCGACCGACGATCTCATCTCCTATCTGATGAATGCCAGGAACAAGGACGGCCAGCCGCTGGAGGAAGCGCACGTACTGGGCTCGCTGCGGCTGCTCCTGATCGCCGGCATCGATACCACCTGGAGCGCGATCGGTTCCTCGCTCTGGCATCTCGCCCGCACGCCGGCCGACCGCGAGCGCCTGATCGCCGAACCCAAGCTGATGCCGACGGCCGTCGAAGAATTCTTGCGCGCTTATTCCCCGGTGACGATGGCACGCGAGGTGGTCAAGGAGAGGACGGTCTCGGGCTGCCCGGTCAAGCCGGGCAACATGGTGCTGCTGTCCTTCCCGGCAGCCAACCGCGATCCCAAGATGTTTCCGGACGCTGACAAAGTTGTGATCGACCGGCGGGAAAACCGCCACGCCGCCTTCGGCCTCGGCATACACCGCTGTGTCGGTTCCAACCTGGCGCGGATGGAGATGCAGGTCGCGCTGGAGGAGTGGCTGAAGCGGATTCCGGATTTCCGGCTCGACCCGGCAGGCACCGTGACTTGGTCGCAGGGCACCGTGAGAGGCCCCCGCCAGTTGCCATTTCTGCTTGGAAAGGCGATGTAGGCCTCTCCAAAACCAGAGCGGAGAGGCCGGATATGACAGAGCAAGCAATCAAACCGGCCTCCGAGCATTTTGACGTCGCCGATGCCAAGCGGCGGATCAAGGCGATCTTCATCGGCTCCGTCGGCAATCTCGTCGAATGGTATGATTTTTACGCCTATACGGCGTTCGCTCTCTATTTCGCTCCGGCTTTCTTCCCCGGCAACGATCCCGTTGTCCAACAATTGAACGCCGCGGTCGTGTTCGCCGCGACCTTCCTGATGCGCCCCTTGGGCGGCTGGTTCTTCGGCTATCTCGCTGATCATTTCGGCCGGCGCATTTCGCTGACGCTGTCGGTCGTCTTCATGTGCTTCGGCTCGCTGATCATCGCGGTGACGCCGACCTACGCCACGATCGGCTTCGCCGCGCCCGCGATCCTGGCGCTGGCCCGCGTGATCGAGGGCCTGAGCCTCGGCGGCGAGTACGGCGCCAGCGCGACTTACTTGAGCGAGGTCGCCGACCCCCGGTACCGCGGCTTTTATTCAAGCTTTCAGTACGTCACCCTGATCGGCGGCCAGCTCACCGCGATCATCGTGCTCTTGCTCCTGCAAAAGGTCTTCCTCACGCCGGAAGAGCTGAAGGGCTGGGGCTGGCGCATCCCGTTTGCGATCGGCGCGATGCTGGCGATCTTCGCCGCGGTGATGCGGCGCAGCCTGCATGAGACCGAAGCGTTCGAAGAAGCCAAGAAGGTGGTCAAGCCGACCGGCTCGATCACCAACCTGCTGAGATATCCGCGCGAGCTGCTATTGGTGATGGGCCTCACCGCCGGCGGCACCGCAGCGTTCTATACCTTCACCACCTACATGCAGACCTTCGTCAAGCTCTCGGTCGGGCTGACCGAGGACCAGACCACCTTCGTGATCTTCGGCACGCTGATCTTCGCGACCATCCTGCAGCCGATCTATGGCGCGATCTCGGACAAGATCGGGCGCAAGCCGCTCCTGATCTTCTTCGGCATCGCGGGCACGCTCTCGACCGTGCCGCTGCTGATGACGCTGAAAGAGACCAAATCGCCGTTCGTCGCGTTCGTCCTGATCTGCGCCGCCTGGCTGTTCGTGGCCGGCTACACCTCGATCAATGCGGTGGTGAAGGCCGAGCTGTTCCCGACCAATGTCCGCGCTCTGGGCGTCGGCCTGCCCTATGCGATCACCGTCTCGCTCTTCGGCGGCACGGCACCTGCGATCGCACTCTACTTCAAGAGCGTCGGGCGCGAGGAATGGTTCTACTTCTACCTCAGCGGCATCATCTGCATCTCGCTGATCATCTATGCTACGATGCGCGACACCAAGCATGCGTCCGCGATGCATCGCCACGAGTAGCCAATGGCCGACGAGAACGAGCCACCGCCCGACAGCAAGCTGACGCGCACCAAGGAGAAATGGGCGCGCGAGGGCCGCTTCCTCACCGGCAGGATCACGCGCCTGGAGGATCATCGGCTGCCGCCCGGCCAGCACCTCACCAAGGACTGGCCGGTGCTGGATCTTGGCCTTTCACCCGAGATCTCGCGCGAGCGCTGGCGGCTCGACGTCTATGGTGCGATCGACAATCCGCTGTTCTGGAGCTTTGCGGAGTTTAGCGCGCAGAAGCAGGCGCAATTCACCTCCGACATCCACTGCGTGACGACCTGGTCGCGCTATGACAATCAGTGGGAGGGCCTCGCAACGCGCGCGTTGCTCGCGATCTGCCAGCCCCGCGACGATGCGCGCTTCGTGGTGCTGCATTCCTATGACGGTTACACCACCAATCTCGCGCTGGAAGATTTTGCCGCGGAAGACGCTTTGCTCGCCCATAGCTGGTCGGGCCAGCCGCTGACGAACGAGCACGGCGGTCCGGTACGGCTGGTCGTGCCGCATCTCTATTTCTGGAAGAGCGCCAAATGGCTCCAGGCCATCGAATTCCTGACCGAGGATGCGCGGGGTTTCTGGGAAGTCCGCGGTTACCATAACCGCGGCGATCCCTGGGCCGAACAGCGCTATTCGGGCGACTAGATTTCAAGCAGAACGGGGAAAGCCCATGGCTACGGAACGCTTTCAATTCCAGGGCGAAGGCGGTCATCAGCTTGCAGCGGCGTTGGAGTTGCCGGACGGCGAGCCGGCGGCCTACGCGTTGTTCGCGCATTGCTTCACCTGCGGCAAGGATACGCTGGCCGCCAAGCGCATCGCGGTGGCGCTCGCGGCCAAAGGCATCGCGGTACTCCGCTTCGACTTCACCGGACTCGGCTCCAGCGAGGGCGACTTCGCCAATTCGACGTTCTCTTCCAACGTCGCCGATCTCGTCCACGCCGCCGACCACTTGCGCAAAGTCCGCAAGGCGCCGTCGATCCTGATCGGACACAGCCTCGGCGGCGCCGCGATCCTTGCTGCGGCCGAGAAGGTTCCAGAGGCGAAGGCGGTCGCGACCATCGCGGCGCCGTCCGATCCGGCGCACGTCACCGGGCTCTTCAAAGAACATGTCGAAACAATCCGCTCGCAAGGCGAGCTTGAAGTGTCCCTCGCGGGACGTCCGTTTCGGATCAAGCGCGAATTCCTCGACGACATCGTCGAGCACGAACTGATGAAGGACGTCACCGGCCTGCACAAGGCGCTCCTGGTGATGCATTCGCCGGTCGACGACACTGTCGGTATCGAAAATGCGACCAAGATCTTCGTCGCGGCAAAACATCCCAAGAGCTTCATCTCGCTCGACCACGCCGATCATCTGCTCACGAAGCCTGCAGACGCGCTCTATGTAGCCGACGTGATCACAGCCTGGGCGAGCCGCTACATCGAGACGGCAAAGCCGGCAAGGGCGATGGATCTCGCCGAGGCGCCGCGCCAGGTCGTGGTGCAGGAGACGCGCAAGAGCAAGTTCAACCAGATCGTCTCGGTCGGGCCGCATCGCCTGGTCGCGGACGAGCCGGTTGCCGTCGGCGGCGAGGATGCCGGCCCCGGACCCTATGATTTCCTGCTCGCCGGCCTTGGCGCCTGCACCTCCATGACGATGCGGCTCTATGCCGACCGCAAGTCGCTGCCGCTCGACCGCGTCACCGTCACGCTGAAGCATTCGAAGATCTACGCCAAGGATTGCGCGGAGTGCGAGACGCGCGAGGGCATGCTCGACCAGATCGATCGCGTGATCGCGATGGAAGGCACGCTCGATGCCGAACAGCGCAAGAAGCTGATGGAGATCGCCGACAAGTGTCCGGTACACCGAACGCTGACCTCGGAGATCCGCATCGTGACGAAGGCCGCGGATTGAGGTATCGCTCTAGAAGCAGGACGTCATCGTTCGCACGGCCGCGCTGATCTCGTTCTCGCGCCATGCCGCAAAGCCGAGCAGCAGGCCGTGATCGCGCGGCTGGCCGAGCGACAGGCTCGATAGCGCCCGCGTCTCGACTCCGGCCGCGACCAGCCGTTTGACCGCCGCCCGGTCCGTGCTGCCGCGCTTGAGGCGCGCAACGAGCTGAATACCGCCCGAGGGCACCTCCGCCTCGAGAACATCGCCCAGACGGCGTTCCATCTCGCTGACGAGATGATCGCGGCGCGCATGATAGAGACGGCGCATCCGCCGGAGATGCGCGAGAAAATGCCCATCGGCGATGAACTCGGCCAGTGCTTCCTGGATATGGCTGGCCGCGATCGACCCCATGTGCCGCTGCGCGATCTCCAGCGTATCGCGCAGGGCCGGCGGTGCAACGAGGTAGCCGAGCCGGATGTCCGAGGTCATCGCCTTTGAAAAGGTACCGACATAGAACACGCGGCCATGGGCATCGAGCCCTTGCAAGGACGGCACCGGCCGGCTGTCATAGTGGAATTCGCCGTCGTAATCGTCTTCGATGATCCAAGTCTTGCCCGGCCGGCTTGCGGTGAGAAATTCGGTGCGGCGGGCAAGCGACATCAAACGCCCCGTCGGGTGCTGGTGCGACGGCGTCATGAAGATGAGCTTTGGCGCGGCCATTCCGGTCACCCGCTGCATGCCCTGCTCGTCCAGCCCCCAGGCCAACCACGCGCGCGCCGGAGGCGCGGAAGGCGGCCGCAGCGCCGGGATAGCCGGGATCCTCGACCCAGACCTCATCTCCGGGCGTGATGAGGGTGGCTGCAATCAAGGTCAGCGCCGCCTGCGCGCTCGGCAGGATCAAGATCTGCTCTGACGCCGCGCGCACGCCCCTGTTGCTCGCGAGGTAGTGCGCCAACGCCTCGCGCAGACGCGGCCGGTTGATCGGTCCGAGCTCGCGTTTCGCAGCGCGCACGGCGCTGCGGCGCAGGCAGCGCGCCCAGATCTCGTTCGGAAACTCCCGGGCATCGGCGTGGCCGGGCCTCAGGGGTCGCAACCGCGCGAGATAGGACATCGGCCAATCCGTCTCGCGCAGCCTCGAGGCCCAGGGCGAGAGCCGGGGTTGCACACGCGATGTTGCAACGCCTGTGCGTTCGATGCGTTCGCCACCCTCGACCATCACTACCGGACGCCTGCCGTGGGACATCTCCAGGTAACCCTCGGCGGCGAGCTGCTCGAACGCGAAACTGACGGTATTGCGCGACACGCCGAGATCGCTCGCGAGCCGGCGGCTCGACGGCAGCGCACGACCCTTGCCGAGCCGCCCGCTTGCAATCAGGCGCCTGAGCTGGCTCGTCAATTGCGCCACCAGCCCTTCCTCGCTGGATCGCTCCAGCACGATCAGCCCGGAAATCATCGTCTCTAGAACTGGCACTTTGATTCTTTCAAATCTGGCACTTTTTTGAGTGCCAATTGCGATGCTATCTGTCGGACTACGCCGCTTCAAGGATCTTGCAATGAACACCTCCCTGTCACCCCGCGCGGCCGTAGGCCTGTTCGTCATCGTCGTTTTGGCCTGGGGCGTGAACTGGTCGGTAACGAAGCAGCTGGTGCAGTTAGTGCCGCCGCTGTGGAGCGCGGCAATCAGGAGCTGGATCGCGCTCATCGGTCTGTTCGTGATTCTGCGCGCAAGCAATAATCTGGTCATTCCGGAGCGACACGACGTCCCCGTGATCCTGAGCGTGTCGCTGCTGCACATGACGCTATTCTCGACGTTGGCGGCCGCGGGCTTGCGCTTCATTCCCGCCAGCAAGGGCGTCGTGCTCGGCTACACGACGCCGCTCTGGGTGGCGCTCGCCGCGCCCCTGCTCGGCAAGGACACGCTGACCGCGCCGAAGCTCGGCGGCGCGTTGCTGGGCCTGGCCGGACTTGCCGTGATCCTGAATCCATCCTCGATCGATTGGACCAACGTCAACGTCGTGCTCGGCGCCGGCATGGTGATCCTGGCCGCCATCTGCTGGGCCGCGAACATCATCTATCTGCGCTCGCATCGCTGGATCGCGTCCCCGCTCCAACTCCTGATCTGGCAGGTGCTCGTGGCAACGGTGGTGCTATCAGTCGCGGCGACGATTGCGGACGGCCTGCCGCACGCCGAATGGTCGTGGCGGCTCGTGCTGCTGTTCCTCTATTCAGGCCTGATCGGGACGGCGCTGGCCTATTGGGCGATGTCGATGGTCAACAAGAGCATCTCGGCCTTGACGACGTCGCTGGGCACCACGGGGACGCCGATCGTCGGCATCGCCAGTGCTGCGGCCCTCCTGGGCGAACCCATCGACATCAGCCTTGCCGTCGCGGCAGCGCTGATCGTCGCGGGCATCGGCCTCGCCACTCTGACCGACCGGCCACTGCGCGGTCAGGCGACTGCGAGAGGCTGAACGCGCAGCGCACCGCGCAAGCCCGCAGCAGTGCCGAGCAGGATACCGGCGACCGCGACGAATGACGCCAGTGCGAGGGTGGACAGGCCGGTGAGCCCCTGCCCGATCGAGCAGCCGAACGCCATCACGCCGCCGATACCCATCAGCGCTGCGCCGCTGGCCGAGCGCAGCATGTGGCGCGGCGAGGAATAGCCTTCGAGCTTGAAACGACCCGTGGCCAGTGCCGTCACGAGGCTACCTGCGAACACGCCGGCGACCGTCGCGATGCCGAAGTTCGGCGTCAGGCCGGTCGAGAGCATGGCGTATTGCAGCGCGTCCGCAATCGGCGCGATGAAGGTGAGCGAGGTGACCGGTACCGGGTTGAAATCATCGGCACCGAGGTAACCTGTGACGAACCAGCCGCCGGCAACGAGGAGGCCGACGATGATGCCGGCCGCGATCTGGCCCGGCGAGCGCCGGAAACTGGCGTGAGCGAATGCAAAAAGGATCAGGGCGACAGCGATCGCGGCTGCGGCCAGCGTGCGCGAGACGGCTTCGCCAAGGCCAAGCGTTGCCAGCAGGGACGGCAGCGAGTTCGCGTTCACCGTGCCCTGCGAGGCTTGAACGAGCGCGATGCGCGCCGGCGCGATCAGGCCCTTGAGCGTCATCTGTGCGGCGATGGCGAGCACGATCACGACGACGAAGGAGCGGAGATTGCCGCGGCCGAGCAGCACCAGCGCACGCGAGCCGCAGCCGTTCGACAGCACCATGCCGTAACCGAACAACAGGCCGCCGAGGAACAGCACCGGCGCCGAAAACGTCTGCTGCAGATAGATCGACTTGCCGAGATCGATCGTGCCGCTGCCGGCAAGAAGCTGGCTCGCCGCAATCGCGACGGCGATCGCCAGCGCATAGGTGCGCACCAGCCGCCCGTCTCCCTCCGCGAGCCAGCCGCGCATGCTGCTCATCAGGCAGAAGCCACTGAGCAGGCCGACGGCGCCGTAGATCAGGCCGATGGCGAGGCCGGCGAGGATGACGACTTGCGCGGACGATTCCATGACTACGGCTTCAGGATCACGCGATCGCGCGAGGAGCCGGCGACGGCGACATACGCCTCCTTGGCGCGCTCCAGCGGATAGATCGCACTCGCCCTGATCGGGAACGGCTTCAAGTGGCCGCTCGCAAAGCCGGGGCCCAGGTCGCGCAGCACCGCGCCGGTTGCCGCCGACGAGAGGCCGAGCGTATCGATGCCCACATAAGTGTGCTGTCCCCGGTAGAATTCGAGGATGTTGAACTGCACGATGCGGTCGATCGCGGCAATCAGGATCTGGCGGCCACGAAGTGCGAGCGACTTGTGCGCGGCCTGAAAATAGGGATCGCCGACGGTGTTGAAGACGAGGTCGACGCCCTTGCCGCCGGTCACATCGCGCACGCGCGCCGCGACATCGGTTGCGGAGGCATCGATCACCTCGATGGCTGCGTTGGTATGGCCTTCATAGGCTTCGGCCTTGCGCACCACGCCGATGACGCGCGCGCCCTGCCAAGTCGCGATCTGCACCGCGGCCTGGCCGACCTTGCCGTTGACGCCAAACACCAGCACGGTCTCGCCGGTCCTCGGCACACCGGCGCGACGAAAGCCCTCCATGGCGGTGACGAAGGGCACACCGATGCCGGCCGCCTCCTCCCAGGAGACGGTCTTCGGCCTCTCCACCACTGCATCCGTCTCGACGACGAGATGGGTGGCATGGGTGCCGTCGCGGCGGATGCCGAGATCGCCGGAGGAACCGAACACCTCGCGGCCGACCGTGCCGGCCGGGCCATCGATGACCACGCCGGCATAGTCGCGGCCGGGCGTACGCGGGAACACGGCATAGGGCATCAGCCCGGTCGCGGCCTTCACGTCGGACGGATTGACGGCGGCGGCCTTGACCTCGATCAGGAGATCGTTTGGACCGCGCGTGAGCATGTGCCGTTCGACGACCGGCGCCAGCGCGGCGGCGGTCTCAGCCTTGGCATTGAGGCGCACGCAGCGCGCTTCGACGGCGTTGGTATCGGCTGGTGACATCAAAAGACCCACGATTTCTCGCGGGCCTTGTCGCCCTTGCGGAGACTCAAGTCAACCTGCCCCCTCATCCTGAGGAGCCTGCGAAGCAGGTGTCTCGAAGGATGAAGGCCGCCTCGCAGCAGCCGGTCTCGTGGTTCTCGCGGCGATACGAGGCATCGTCCGCTACACGGCGCTGACGCGCTCCTCACCATGAGGGTCGAGGCTAGTCCTTCGGCCGCTTGTCGTAGACCCGCTTGGCCTTTCCGAGCGACCGCTCCAGCGTGGCCGGCGCGACCGCCTGCACCTTCGCCGTGACGCCAATGGTGTTCTTGATGTGGGTCGAGATCCGCTCGGCGTGCTCGACGAGCCCGCGGCCGTCCCAGCTTTCGGGCCGCGCCTCGGCGATGATGGTCAGCTCGTCCATACGGCCTTCGCGCGTCAGTTCGAGGATGAAGTGGCCGCCGCACCAATCGGTCGCGAGCAGCACCTCCTCGATCTGGGTCGGGAACAGGTTGACGCCGCGCAGGATGATCATGTCATCCGAGCGCCCCGTCACCTTCTCCATGCGCCGCATGCCGGGGCGCGCGGTGCCCGGCAACAGCCGCGTCAGGTCGCGGGTGCGGTAGCGGATCACCGGGAAGGCTTCCTTGGTCAGCGACGTGAACACCAGTTCGCCCTTCGCGCCATCCGGCAGCACCGCGCCGGTCTCGGGATCGATCACCTCGGGATAGAAGTGATCCTCCCAGATGTGCAGGCCGTCTTTGGTCTCGATGCATTCCTGCGCGACGCCGGGACCGATCACCTCCGAGAGGCCATAGATGTCGGTCGCGTCCATGTCGAAGGCCTCTTCGATCTCGCCGCGCATCGCATTGGTCCAGGGTTCGGCGCCGAAGATGCCGACCTTGAGCGAGCACCGGCGCGGATCGAGCCCCTGGCGCTTGAACTCATCGAGGATCGCCAGCATGTAGCTCGGCGTCACCGTGATGATATCAGGACGGAAATCGTTGATGAGCTGCACCTGCCGCTCGGTCATGCCGCCCGAGATCGGCACCACGGTACAGCCGAGCTTTTCCGCGCCGTAGTGCACTCCTAACCCGCCGGTGAAGAGGCCATAGCCATAGGCGTTATGGATGATCATGCCGGTGCGGCCGCCGGCGGCGCGGATCGAGCGCGCCATCACTTCCGACCACGTATCGATATCGCGTTGGGTGTAGCCGACCACGATCGGCTTGCCCGTCGTGCCCGAGGAGGCATGCACGCGCACCAGCTTTTCGCGGGGAACGGCGAACATGTTGAATGGATAGTTGTCGCGCAGGTCCGTCTTCACCGTGAACGGAAACTTTGCGAGGTCGGACAATTCGCGAAAGTCAGAGGGATGCACGCCGGCCTTGTCGAAGGCTTTGCGAAAATGCGCAACATTGTCGTAGGCGTGCTTCAGCGACCAGGCCAGGCGCTGCGTCTGCAACGCCATGATCTCGTCGCGCGACGCGCGCTCATGCGCGTCCATCTCCGGACTATAGGTGCTGCCACCTTCCTTGAGCCTGGTCAGAGCCATCCTCGTTTCCCCACATCATTGGTTTGTTTTTTCTTTAGTCTTGATGACCTTGCGTCGGCAGCCACGTGCCGGGAATGACACGCGAGTGCCCGCGAAACTCAGCGATGACGGTGTCGCCGACAGTGACGCGCACGTCATAGATGCCCGAGCGTCCGCCGCGGCTGATCTCTCGGGCCTTCGCAATGAGCCGATCGCCGAGCCTGCCCGGCTTGATGAAGGTGATCTGCCCTTGCGCGGCGACCACGCGCTCATTGTGCGAGTTGCAGGCAAACGCGAAAGCCGAGTCGGCCAGTGTGAAGATGAAGCCGCCATGGGCAATGCGCTGGCCGTTGACCATGTCAGGCCGGACCGTCATTGCCAGCGTCGCAAAGCCGGGGCCGATCTCGACGATCTCCATACCGAGACCTTTCGAGGCATCGTCCTCCGCCCACATCGCGTCGGCGCAGGCGCGGGCCACATCTTCGGGCGACAGGGCTGCTTTGACGTTCACGCGCTTCTCCCGGCCAAATGTTTTTCCCATGATGTTCTGCTGCTTGGCGAAGCCTGTCAAACGTGGTCGTAGTCAACCACGACCCGCTCCGACGACGGCTTCGCCTGGCAGGTCAGCACGAAACCCGCCTTCAGCTCCCAGGGCTCCAGCGAATAATTGATGTCCATCGGCGCCTCGCCCTCGACCAGCTTGGCGCGGCAGGTCGAGCACATACCCCCCTTGCAGGCGAAGGGCAGATCGACGCCGGCACGCAGCGCGGCATCGAGGATCGCTTCGTCTTCGGCGACTGGAACATCGCGGCGCTTGCCATCGATAATCAGCGAGGCGATCGCCTTCGGCGGCGCGTCCACTGCGACAACCTTCTTTGTCCGAGGCTTTCCGCCGAATTCCGAGACGAAACGTTCGACATGGATGCGGTCCTCGGCGATGCCGATGTCGCGGCAGGTCGCCTCGATCTCCTCGCTCATGCCGAGAGGACCGCAGACGAAGACGTGATCGATGCTTTCCGCCGGCACCAGTGCGCGCAACAGCACTCTCACCTTCTCACCGTCGAGCCGGCCATGCAGGATGGGAATGTCCTGCTCCTCGCCGGAAATGACGTGGAAGATCGAGAGACGATCGATGAAGCGGTCCTTGAGTTCCTCGAGGTCCTCCAGGAACATGATGTTGGCGCTCGCGCGATTGCCATAGAACAGGAAGAAGCGGCTGCTCGGCTCACCCGTCAGCACGCCCTTGACGATCGACAGGATCGGCGTGATGCCGGAGCCGGCGGCAAAGCCGACATGGATGCGTCCGCTATCTGCCGATGGGATCGCACCGAAGCGGCCGGTCGGCGTCATCACGTCGAGCTCATCGCCGCATTTCAACTCGTCCGCAGCCCAGCTCGAGAACGCGCCGCCGTCGACCCTCTTCACGGCGATGCGGATCTCGCCGTCATCCGGACCGGAGCAGATCGAGTAGGAGCGGCGCACCTCCTCGCCATCGAGCGTGGTGCGGAGCGTGAGGTACTGGCCGGGCGAGAAGGCGTAATCGCTCGCAAGTTCGCTCGGGATGGTGAAGGTCATCGACACGGCGTCCGACGCCTCGCGGCGAAGGTCGTTGACGGCGAGGCGATGGAAGCGTGGTGCGGCTGCGGACATGATGAACACTCTAAGTTTGGCTCACCGGCGTCATTGCGAGCGCAGCGAAGCAATCCAGAATCCTTCCGCGGGAACACTCTGGATTGCTTCGCTGCGCTCGCAATGACGGTTGGGCTGACATCGTGCCTTCTCAATGACACTTGAAGTAGTCGAAGGGTTCGCGGCAGGCCTTGCAGCGCCACAGCGCCTTGCAGGAGGTCGAGCCGAATTCGGACAGCAGCTCGGTGTTGCCAGACCCGCACTGCGGGCATGCGACCGCCTGCTCGCCGAACAGCGCGCGACGAGAGCTCGAAGCTTGCGGCGGTGCAATGCCATAGGCGCGCAACTTCCGGCGCCCCTCCTCGCTCATCCAGTCGGTGGTCCAGGCCGGCGAAAGCACGGTGTGCACCTTCGGACGCCGGAAGCCGGCGCGCTCCAGCGCGAGTTCGATTTCCAGCGCGATCATGTTCATGGCGGGGCAGCCCGAATACGTCGGAGTGATCGAGACCTCGATCTGATCGCCTTGGAGCGCGACGTCGCGCAGGACGCCGAGATCGGCGATGGTCAGCACCGGGATCTCCGGATCGACGACGCTCGCTGCAGCGTCCCAGGCACGCTGCCGCAGCTCGGTGTCGCTGTCGAGCGCGGTCACCATGTCAGCCCCGGGAAGGTGCGCTGCATCGATTGCAGCTCGCTGAGCAGATGGCCGAGATGCTCGCTGTGCCGGCCCGAACGACCGCCCTCCTGCATCCAGTCGTTTTGCGGCAATGTGAGTGTCGTCTCGCCGATGATGCCGGTCACCGTCTTAAGCCAGCGATCGCGCAAACCCGCCGGATCGATGGCGACGCCGGCGTCGATCAGACCGCGCTCGCTGTCGTCGACGACGAACATCTCGCCGGAGAAGGCCCAGAGGTGATCGATCGCCGCCTGCGCGCGGACGTGGCTCTCTTCCGTGCCGTCGCCGAGCCGGATGATCCATTCCGAGGCGTGGCGCAGATGGTAGGCGCTCTCCTTCTCCGATTTGGCCGCAACCGCAGCCAGCGTCGCATCGCGCGATGTCATCATCGCGCGCCAGTAGAGATCGGCGAAGGCGGAATAGAAGAACTGCCGCACCAGGGTCTGGGCGAAATCGCCGTTCGGCTGCTCGACCAGCAACAAATTGCGGTATTGCCTGACGTCGCGAAGATAGGCGAACTTGTCCTCGTCGTTGTCCTTGCCTTCGACCCTGGCCGCGTAGGTGTAGAGCTCGCGGGCCTGGCCGAGCAGGTCGAGCGCGATATTGGAGAGCGCCATGTCCTCTT is from Bradyrhizobium sp. ISRA430 and encodes:
- the paaC gene encoding 1,2-phenylacetyl-CoA epoxidase subunit PaaC — its product is MPLANIQVSETPLVLYTLRRADDALILGHRLSEWCGHAPMLEEDMALSNIALDLLGQARELYTYAARVEGKDNDEDKFAYLRDVRQYRNLLLVEQPNGDFAQTLVRQFFYSAFADLYWRAMMTSRDATLAAVAAKSEKESAYHLRHASEWIIRLGDGTEESHVRAQAAIDHLWAFSGEMFVVDDSERGLIDAGVAIDPAGLRDRWLKTVTGIIGETTLTLPQNDWMQEGGRSGRHSEHLGHLLSELQSMQRTFPGLTW